ATAGCCAAGGAGCATTATTGCCGTACCTTGAGGTAAGGGGCAACACTGCTGCACTGTGTTAATTGAAGCCTGTCAATGAATACAAGGCTGTGGCAAACTAAAAATTCctccctcctctttttttttattgcaggctGACGACGGTGTGCCAGTCTACCTGAAGAGGGGCATTGCCGACGAGATCTTGTATAAGTTCACTATGGTAATGGCCGTTGCCACTCTTGGGATGTGTTTCTTTAACACATATCGCCTGATTTACAGGAATGCAAAGTGAGGCTGGGGATGTACCTTGGCGTTCTTGAAGAGTGGTAATATTTAGGCCAAATAAAATTCTATCCATCCTATACAAAGACGGCCGTCTCTTCACACACCTTTGTGGCTTGGTGTCTGACATGCTGCTGAGCACCATGCCCCCCCAAGTCAATTCCTAGCCGGatttcgatgagggcagaatgcaagAATTGTGTAACATGCTTTGGGTGAACACTAAAGAACACCATGTGGCTGAAATTAATCCACAGCCCTCTACCATGACATCCCTTGTAGCTTACTGTGCAGTTTTAGCATGTTGAAGCCCATATTTTAATTTGGTGCATGTCCCTTCACAGTAGtcaatttttcttatttttcctctcccgctcctgagtacagggaccaactgttaacctacaacgaaatcaccaagcactattacttaaggcgcagggcattcccgctgccacatcctaaattaaataggccgcaggcggttacattaaggcttctgcagacacgaacgtaccctaacccggtcatcatgaataaaattaatccggactgcggggtttcagtctattgtaagtgtgggggtttgctcgatttacaacacatgctgtggcgctgcttggcgttggccggtgatggttctcgaggtgaacagtggtggcagcggatgctgcacagtgaagtgctggcggaccaactcagggctgtccagagggcccgtgtgatggcaaaggggctcggcctttctgtaccgacgtgggagcggcccgcatcagtcccagactgatccctgaggacctaaataaagttcttcataccataccatagagCAAGGAGGTGTTAAATGTTCTGGAGTGGGAATTGAGACCAGGCTGTTTCACCTTTGCAGGGGTCCATGGGGGCATGAGAAAACTATGGGTTACAGTAAAGAAAAAGTGCTTTCCTCACGCTGTCCCACAAGTTTAGAGACACTGACAATCGATTTTCAAGCATTCTCCTTTGGCGTGATAGAATGCCTACCATCTGAATCATCTGTACCTGCAGTTCATCCAGGAAATGcctagacatttttttttatatttctatcTCAAAGTCTCTTACTGTGCATGGATGCTGGCAACAGTGATATCGATGGTGACAGAAGCTGATTAATTCGAGACTCGTGCATATTAGGTGGCAGAATAGCTGTTTTTCAAATGCCAAGACTGCGGTTTAAAAACACCCGCAACAACTGAATTGCGATGC
The nucleotide sequence above comes from Dermacentor andersoni chromosome 10, qqDerAnde1_hic_scaffold, whole genome shotgun sequence. Encoded proteins:
- the LOC126543770 gene encoding cytochrome c oxidase subunit 7A2, mitochondrial-like isoform X1, encoding MNVARTLTTVARRAPQLKTTAVAPARKYRTLAQIKELQKQFCADDGVPVYLKRGIADEILYKFTMVMAVATLGMCFFNTYRLIYRNAK